One genomic window of Streptomyces sp. NBC_01498 includes the following:
- a CDS encoding shikimate kinase — MPRPRPTTARTPWMVLTGPAGAGKTTIGHEIAARTGRPFVDLDATGEEYYAEAGWSLTRLRDRITAVGRLTAEAEWEPARAHAVARATTDHPDAVLALGAGHTTYTDHRHTATVRTTLRRCPNVVRLLPSPDRETSLAVLRERCWATKGHSWLIDGHDFLAQWLDDHTTERIATRTLYTGDETPTETAARLLRSS, encoded by the coding sequence ATGCCCCGGCCCCGGCCCACCACCGCCCGCACACCGTGGATGGTCCTCACCGGCCCGGCCGGCGCGGGAAAGACCACCATCGGCCACGAGATCGCGGCGCGGACGGGACGACCGTTCGTCGACCTGGACGCCACGGGAGAGGAGTACTACGCGGAGGCGGGCTGGAGCCTCACCCGGCTCCGCGACCGCATCACCGCGGTCGGCCGCCTCACGGCGGAGGCGGAGTGGGAACCGGCCCGCGCCCACGCTGTGGCCCGCGCCACCACCGACCACCCGGACGCGGTACTCGCCCTGGGCGCGGGCCACACCACCTACACGGACCACCGGCACACGGCCACCGTCCGGACCACGCTGCGCCGTTGCCCGAACGTGGTCCGCCTCCTGCCCTCGCCCGACCGCGAGACCTCACTGGCCGTCCTACGCGAACGCTGCTGGGCGACCAAGGGCCACTCCTGGCTCATCGACGGCCACGACTTCCTGGCCCAGTGGCTCGACGACCACACCACGGAACGGATCGCGACCCGCACGCTCTACACGGGCGACGAGACACCCACCGAGACCGCGGCACGCCTGCTGCGAAGCAGCTGA
- a CDS encoding lamin tail domain-containing protein has translation MRYSRTLSTVVASAAVVTGTVLLPAQAQAAGSVHLYKVYYDSPGTDSRSNASLNGEYIQIRNTTTSTVSLTGWTVTDSANHRYTFGSYSLGRGKTVTVRTGSGTNSATTRYQGRGAYVWNNDRDVATLKKSTGTQVDTCSYNSTRVDYKMC, from the coding sequence ATGCGCTACTCCCGCACACTTTCCACCGTCGTCGCTTCGGCCGCGGTGGTCACCGGAACGGTTCTGCTTCCGGCACAGGCCCAGGCCGCCGGGTCGGTTCATCTGTACAAGGTCTACTACGACAGCCCCGGCACCGACAGCCGCTCCAACGCCAGTCTCAACGGTGAGTACATCCAGATCCGCAACACCACCACCAGCACGGTCAGCCTCACGGGCTGGACGGTGACCGACTCGGCGAACCACCGCTACACGTTCGGCAGTTACTCCCTCGGCCGCGGCAAGACCGTGACCGTACGCACCGGTTCGGGCACCAACTCCGCGACCACCCGCTACCAGGGGCGGGGCGCGTACGTCTGGAACAACGACCGGGACGTGGCCACGCTCAAGAAATCGACCGGTACCCAGGTGGACACCTGCTCGTACAACTCGACCCGCGTCGACTACAAGATGTGCTGA